The Benincasa hispida cultivar B227 chromosome 9, ASM972705v1, whole genome shotgun sequence genome has a segment encoding these proteins:
- the LOC120085050 gene encoding pre-rRNA-processing protein TSR2 homolog — MEGGRPLLADAIPLFQEGIGLVLSRWSALQLAVENEWGGRDSRRKVELLCSDIFKWFTQNREPLYIDDLEMILDEAMLSLNTQVDDGSIEEVAERLIVMHEECLDRNFSSIERLRQTPLPQVAHVNQAESDDDDEEEEEVENGRDVMSDDLMVDAVQPAQSRPVNQPNPEAAAEAEDGWVQVTSRRSRGTRN, encoded by the exons ATGGAAGGTGGGCGCCCTCTCCTAGCTGATGCCATCCCGTTGTTCCAGGAAGGTATCGGGTTGGTTTTATCTCGTTGGTCCGCTCTCCAGTTGGCCGTGGAGAATGAGTGGGGTGGTCGTGACTCTCGTCGTAAAGTTGAACTATTATGTTCCGACATTTTCAAATGGTTTACTCAGAACAGAG AACCACTATATATCGATGATTTGGAAATGATTCTTGATGAAGCTATGCTTTCGTTGAATACTCAAGTTGATGACGGTAGCATCGAAGAG GTAGCTGAAAGATTGATTGTCATGCATGAGGAATGTTTGGATCGTAACTTTAGCTCTATTGAGAGGTTAAGGCAAACTCCTCTTCCTCAAGTTGCTCACGTTAATCAG GCTGAaagtgatgatgatgatgaagaagaagaagaagttgaaaaTGGAAGAGATGTCATGAGTGATGATCTGATGGTGGATGCCGTACAACCAGCGCAATCCAGGCCCGTCAATCAGCCCAATCCAGAGGCTGCAGCTGAAGCTGAAGATGGATGGGTTCAAGTCACATCAAGAAGAAGTAGGGGTACAAGAAATTAA